One part of the Terrimicrobium sacchariphilum genome encodes these proteins:
- a CDS encoding family 1 glycosylhydrolase encodes MNPTRLTLAVGLACATLLSGCVNPINPLGKFDPTPKVSGRPSPKMAEKFAWGISTASYQYEDPAVKPGDKDYFSTDWDVLVSQHKAPPRGNALYSWSDFDKDLAALKKIRPTHYRFSIEWARVEPQPGVYNEEAIQGYVRMARKLKEMGIEPVVCLWHFTFPDWLYDKKNPGNSNWLHPLARERWKAYVEKMVKATSPYVKYYAPQNEPNGQITTAYIVGQWPPAMTLAIGHYWKAIDASTAMFRDAAKIVKEIKPSAKIVSVEALPWWQRAPLDPGGLIYNTMIHGNTDHLDRIYDVCDILGINYYYSQAPGPLTLLAGPSMRGKHFTMMGWVINPKGIYDEIKRVGDRYGKPMMITENGIATSNDSKRIWYLQNHLHEIGRAIQDGYDVRGYFTWSLADNYEWHWGYTATFGLSHMDPDTKDRILKPSANWFADVIKDHRTVGSVPKIEHRHGFDKEPPKKN; translated from the coding sequence ATGAATCCAACACGGCTCACCCTCGCGGTCGGTCTTGCCTGCGCCACCTTGCTGTCCGGCTGCGTCAACCCGATCAACCCTCTCGGTAAATTTGATCCGACTCCCAAGGTCTCCGGCCGGCCCTCTCCGAAAATGGCGGAGAAGTTTGCCTGGGGCATTTCAACAGCGAGCTACCAGTATGAGGACCCGGCAGTAAAACCGGGTGACAAGGATTACTTCTCCACCGACTGGGACGTGCTGGTGAGTCAGCACAAGGCCCCGCCGCGCGGCAATGCTCTGTATAGCTGGAGCGACTTCGACAAGGATCTCGCGGCGCTGAAAAAGATCCGTCCGACGCACTATCGGTTCAGCATCGAGTGGGCCCGCGTCGAGCCGCAGCCCGGGGTCTATAACGAGGAGGCCATCCAGGGTTACGTCCGCATGGCCCGCAAGCTGAAGGAAATGGGCATCGAGCCAGTCGTTTGCCTGTGGCACTTCACCTTCCCCGACTGGCTCTACGACAAGAAGAACCCCGGCAACTCCAACTGGCTGCACCCTCTCGCCCGCGAACGCTGGAAGGCTTACGTCGAGAAGATGGTCAAGGCGACGTCGCCGTATGTGAAATACTACGCGCCGCAGAATGAGCCCAACGGCCAGATCACGACGGCCTACATCGTGGGCCAGTGGCCCCCGGCCATGACCCTGGCCATCGGGCACTACTGGAAGGCGATCGACGCGAGCACAGCGATGTTCCGCGATGCGGCGAAGATCGTGAAGGAGATCAAACCCTCCGCCAAGATCGTGAGCGTCGAGGCCCTGCCGTGGTGGCAGCGCGCCCCGCTCGACCCGGGCGGGTTGATTTACAACACGATGATCCATGGTAACACGGATCACCTCGACCGCATCTATGATGTCTGCGATATCCTCGGCATCAACTACTACTACTCGCAGGCTCCCGGACCGCTCACCCTGCTGGCCGGGCCATCCATGCGCGGCAAGCACTTCACCATGATGGGCTGGGTCATCAACCCAAAGGGCATCTACGACGAGATCAAGCGCGTAGGCGATCGCTACGGCAAGCCGATGATGATCACCGAGAACGGCATCGCCACGTCGAACGACTCCAAGCGCATCTGGTATCTCCAGAATCACCTCCACGAGATCGGCCGCGCCATCCAGGACGGCTATGACGTGCGTGGGTACTTCACCTGGTCGCTCGCCGACAACTACGAGTGGCACTGGGGTTACACCGCCACCTTCGGCCTCTCGCACATGGACCCCGATACGAAGGACCGCATCCTCAAGCCCTCGGCGAACTGGTTTGCCGACGTGATCAAGGATCACCGCACGGTCGGATCCGTCCCGAAAATCGAGCACCGCCACGGCTTCGACAAGGAGCCACCGAAGAAGAACTGA
- a CDS encoding NAD(P) transhydrogenase subunit alpha — protein sequence MDTNVLFIFILSVFVGFEVISKVPSMLHTPLMSGTNAIHGIILFGGILVLAGADSLLVQVLGFVAVVFGSANVFGGFMVTDRMLQMFRKKKSQ from the coding sequence ATGGATACCAACGTCCTGTTTATCTTCATCCTCTCGGTTTTCGTGGGCTTCGAGGTCATCTCGAAGGTTCCCTCGATGCTGCACACGCCGCTCATGTCCGGCACCAACGCCATTCACGGCATCATCCTCTTCGGCGGCATCCTCGTGCTGGCCGGGGCGGACAGCCTGCTCGTGCAGGTGCTCGGCTTTGTCGCCGTGGTCTTCGGCTCTGCCAACGTGTTTGGCGGTTTCATGGTCACGGATCGCATGCTCCAGATGTTTCGAAAGAAAAAATCCCAATGA
- a CDS encoding NAD(P)(+) transhydrogenase (Re/Si-specific) subunit beta has protein sequence MSSPLALVFIGASVLFILGIKFLSSPKTARLGNLVAAGGMLVALLALHKPEGGSVWLSGWNTNFTLIIVGIIVGLGIGALGAYSVKMTAMPQMVALFNGLGGGAAALVGGLEFMHGTHGGLPAFIAGAMLFATLIGSLSFSGSAIAYLKLEGKFEKPFTFPGQNFVNGLILLAILTLCGWLTFNSTGSIAVAILAVVAVLALIFGVAMVMPIGGADMPVVISLLNSFTGLAVAADGFAINNLAMIVAGTLVGSSGTLLTLLMCKAMNRPVTNVLFGAFGSGSSAKGGGEGVTGTIKPIQADEAAVLLAYAQRVVVVPGYGMAVAQAQHQVRELSDELGQRGVEVQFAIHPVAGRMPGHMNVLLAEANVPYDQLCEMEVINPSMDRVDVCLVIGANDVVNPAAREDKSSPIYGMPIIDADHSKTVIVMKRSMAAGFAGIENHLFYRDNTRMLFGDAKASLNELVAAVKAN, from the coding sequence ATGAGTTCTCCCCTGGCTCTCGTCTTTATCGGCGCGTCCGTCCTCTTCATCCTCGGCATCAAGTTCCTGAGTTCGCCCAAGACGGCGCGGCTCGGCAACCTCGTGGCTGCTGGCGGAATGCTCGTCGCGCTCCTCGCTTTGCACAAGCCGGAGGGCGGCTCGGTCTGGCTCTCGGGGTGGAATACCAACTTCACCCTCATCATCGTCGGCATCATCGTCGGCCTCGGCATCGGCGCGCTCGGCGCGTACTCGGTCAAGATGACCGCGATGCCCCAAATGGTCGCTCTGTTCAACGGCCTCGGCGGCGGCGCTGCGGCGCTGGTCGGTGGGCTGGAGTTCATGCACGGCACGCATGGTGGCCTCCCGGCCTTCATCGCGGGAGCGATGCTCTTTGCCACGCTCATCGGCTCGCTGTCCTTCTCCGGCAGCGCCATCGCCTACCTGAAGCTGGAGGGGAAATTTGAAAAGCCCTTCACTTTCCCGGGCCAGAATTTCGTGAATGGACTGATCCTCCTCGCGATCCTGACCCTCTGCGGTTGGCTGACCTTCAACTCAACCGGCAGCATCGCCGTCGCGATCCTCGCGGTCGTGGCTGTGCTCGCCCTCATCTTTGGCGTTGCCATGGTGATGCCGATCGGTGGCGCGGACATGCCGGTCGTGATCTCGCTGCTGAACTCCTTCACCGGCCTCGCCGTGGCGGCGGATGGCTTTGCCATCAACAATCTCGCCATGATCGTGGCGGGTACGCTGGTGGGTTCCTCTGGCACGCTGCTCACCCTGCTCATGTGCAAGGCGATGAATCGCCCGGTGACGAATGTCCTCTTCGGCGCGTTTGGGTCCGGCAGCTCCGCCAAGGGTGGAGGCGAAGGCGTCACCGGCACGATCAAGCCCATCCAGGCCGACGAGGCCGCCGTGCTTCTGGCCTACGCCCAGCGCGTGGTGGTCGTGCCCGGTTACGGCATGGCCGTGGCCCAGGCGCAGCATCAGGTGCGCGAGCTGAGCGACGAACTCGGCCAGCGCGGCGTGGAGGTGCAGTTTGCCATTCACCCCGTTGCGGGCCGCATGCCCGGCCACATGAACGTGCTGCTCGCTGAGGCCAATGTGCCGTACGACCAACTCTGCGAAATGGAGGTGATCAATCCCTCCATGGATCGCGTCGACGTGTGTCTCGTCATCGGGGCCAACGACGTGGTGAACCCGGCAGCCCGCGAGGACAAATCGAGTCCCATCTACGGCATGCCGATCATCGACGCCGATCACTCTAAGACCGTGATCGTGATGAAGCGCTCCATGGCGGCGGGCTTCGCCGGTATCGAGAACCATCTCTTCTACCGCGACAACACCCGCATGCTCTTCGGCGACGCCAAAGCATCCCTCAACGAACTCGTCGCCGCCGTAAAGGCCAACTGA
- a CDS encoding paraquat-inducible protein A, whose translation MTDETRLSMARSLVVAGLILYIPANILPVMTITITGQVEPLTIMGGVEELYDSGLMPVAAVVFLASIVVPFLKLAVLSWILLLHGSSELRRQRTTMYRILHQVGSWSMIDIFLLSVLTAVGQLGILASVKAEPGGLFFAAVLLCTLFAAEIYHPSLIWKDRRTT comes from the coding sequence ATGACGGACGAGACGCGCCTGAGCATGGCTCGCTCTCTCGTCGTGGCCGGACTCATCCTTTACATCCCCGCCAATATCCTGCCTGTGATGACGATCACGATCACGGGGCAAGTCGAGCCGCTGACCATCATGGGAGGCGTGGAGGAACTTTACGACTCCGGCCTCATGCCCGTGGCAGCAGTCGTATTTCTCGCCAGCATCGTCGTCCCGTTCCTGAAGCTCGCCGTGTTGAGCTGGATATTGCTCCTGCATGGGTCGAGCGAGCTGCGCCGTCAGCGCACTACCATGTACCGCATCCTCCACCAGGTCGGATCCTGGTCGATGATCGACATTTTTCTCCTCTCCGTGCTCACCGCCGTTGGCCAGCTCGGCATTCTCGCCAGCGTCAAGGCCGAGCCGGGAGGACTGTTTTTCGCCGCCGTGCTGCTATGCACGCTCTTCGCGGCCGAGATTTATCACCCTTCACTGATCTGGAAAGACCGCCGCACCACATGA
- a CDS encoding paraquat-inducible protein A encodes MRPRTTSPDKEAGWLSCRTCGVSIRERVLKRGESLRCKRCGEVVMIHRTDDSFHASCALGMTGVCMALLANVYPIMTFAVAGNTQSNLIITGGQKLIDQGYWPISVLVIFCAIAAPALYFASVAYVSACCLGWKLPAGRFALHVAGFMESWSLIPVFAIACVVAVVKLDMIGTVAWKVGIGWIVLLAAVSLGLSRVFDEDSAERRLEGRP; translated from the coding sequence ATGAGACCCCGCACCACGAGTCCCGACAAGGAGGCCGGATGGCTTTCCTGCCGGACGTGCGGAGTCTCGATCCGGGAGCGTGTGCTCAAGCGCGGCGAGTCGCTGCGCTGCAAGCGCTGCGGCGAGGTTGTGATGATCCACCGCACGGACGATTCCTTCCACGCCTCCTGCGCCCTCGGCATGACCGGCGTATGCATGGCATTGCTGGCCAATGTGTACCCTATCATGACCTTCGCCGTGGCTGGCAACACCCAGTCCAATCTCATCATCACCGGAGGCCAGAAACTGATCGATCAAGGGTACTGGCCGATCTCCGTACTCGTGATTTTCTGCGCCATCGCGGCGCCCGCTTTGTATTTTGCCTCGGTCGCCTATGTGTCCGCCTGCTGCCTGGGCTGGAAGCTTCCGGCGGGGCGCTTTGCCCTGCACGTGGCGGGGTTCATGGAGTCCTGGAGTCTCATTCCGGTCTTTGCCATCGCCTGCGTGGTGGCCGTGGTGAAGCTCGACATGATCGGCACGGTCGCGTGGAAGGTCGGCATCGGCTGGATCGTCCTGCTGGCGGCGGTCTCCCTCGGGCTGTCCCGGGTCTTTGACGAAGACTCCGCCGAGCGAAGACTGGAGGGCAGACCATGA
- a CDS encoding MlaD family protein, which yields MSKAPIDKEDAGEIVATRRTFPWAWVFPIIAAAATAWLFWNNWREEGPEIHIAFPEAPGIEAGKTPLVFRGVHAGKVTAVHLDPKLNGVIVSVRLKAFATSLARSNTDYWIEKPVVSLQQLTGLEAIIQGNSIRARQRPGNGNYETRFAGLAKAPLSPLDAPTLLIKLHADSIPMVDHGSPIYHLGVPVGWVVEKDIDTDGRPYVQVVIDENHAQMVTDASRFWLIPATSLKAGPGGLSLSIAGLESLIQGGIAFDNFGITGQPVDDGKEFELLSDESTARASGKKINIEFEDSRGIVADQTRIMYLGQPVGIITKVAIPSGSEVAVATARLEPTYDFLAAKQSQFTLVRPTVNLDGVIGLDAIITGPYIECKAGEGEPATTFAGITVGNPAARQNDLLVTLTASNLPTIEAGAPVYYRGLVAGAIKEKTLTSNGEPALIASIKPEFQSALMSTSRFWRTPATSAMAGPGVINIHVEGITSLLNGGVTFDNFGTSGSPVQAGQRYQLYADEASARATSAPIRIRFASAQGILPGRTELRYLGVRVGLVDEVRTDRGRVEVIARIQPGYEELRREGSIFSLVEPQISLQGISGLETIISGVYIDCIPGSGGYGNVFSGRMITDPSLAEASGFTIKISTPATTVGLGAQVLYRDVKVGDVTTKTLSPDNDRVLLTVVIDPKYRDLVRQNSVFWNASEPEAKIGFLRLKVDAPTLAGIAGRIAFGNPDKPGPPAKPGQVFELGKPLRQK from the coding sequence ATGAGCAAAGCACCCATCGACAAAGAAGACGCCGGAGAAATCGTCGCCACCCGCAGGACGTTCCCTTGGGCCTGGGTGTTCCCCATCATCGCTGCCGCCGCGACTGCGTGGTTGTTTTGGAACAACTGGCGCGAAGAGGGGCCGGAGATTCATATCGCGTTCCCGGAAGCCCCGGGCATCGAAGCGGGCAAAACACCTCTCGTCTTTCGCGGCGTCCATGCAGGCAAGGTCACTGCCGTGCATCTCGATCCCAAGCTCAACGGCGTGATCGTCTCCGTGCGATTGAAAGCCTTTGCCACCTCGCTCGCCCGGTCAAATACGGACTACTGGATCGAAAAGCCCGTCGTTTCCCTCCAGCAGCTCACCGGCCTGGAGGCCATCATCCAGGGCAACTCGATCCGCGCCCGGCAGCGTCCCGGCAATGGCAATTATGAGACGCGCTTTGCCGGCCTGGCCAAAGCCCCGCTCTCACCGCTCGACGCACCGACGCTCCTCATCAAGCTGCACGCAGATTCCATCCCGATGGTCGACCATGGTTCGCCAATCTACCACCTCGGCGTACCCGTCGGCTGGGTCGTGGAGAAGGACATCGACACGGATGGTCGCCCCTACGTGCAGGTCGTGATCGACGAAAACCACGCTCAGATGGTCACTGATGCTTCGCGGTTTTGGCTGATCCCGGCAACCTCGCTCAAGGCCGGCCCAGGCGGCCTCTCTCTCAGCATCGCCGGGCTGGAATCTCTCATCCAGGGAGGTATCGCCTTTGATAACTTCGGGATCACTGGCCAGCCCGTCGATGACGGGAAGGAATTTGAGCTGCTTTCCGACGAGTCCACGGCACGCGCGTCGGGAAAGAAGATCAACATCGAGTTTGAAGATTCGCGCGGCATCGTCGCCGACCAGACGCGGATCATGTACCTCGGGCAACCCGTCGGGATCATCACCAAGGTCGCCATTCCCTCCGGCTCCGAGGTGGCTGTCGCCACCGCCCGACTGGAACCAACCTACGACTTCCTCGCGGCCAAGCAGTCGCAGTTCACCCTCGTGCGCCCGACGGTGAACCTGGACGGCGTCATAGGACTCGACGCCATCATTACGGGTCCGTACATCGAGTGCAAAGCTGGCGAGGGTGAACCCGCGACGACATTTGCCGGGATCACGGTGGGCAATCCCGCAGCCCGGCAGAACGATCTGCTCGTGACGCTCACGGCGAGCAATCTGCCCACGATCGAAGCCGGCGCGCCGGTGTATTATCGCGGCCTCGTGGCCGGCGCGATCAAGGAAAAGACTCTCACCTCGAATGGCGAGCCGGCACTTATCGCCTCGATCAAGCCAGAGTTTCAATCCGCGCTCATGAGCACCTCTCGTTTCTGGCGCACCCCCGCCACCTCCGCGATGGCCGGGCCAGGCGTGATCAACATTCACGTGGAGGGTATTACCTCACTCCTCAACGGCGGAGTGACCTTCGACAACTTCGGCACATCGGGTTCACCCGTCCAGGCCGGACAGCGATACCAGCTTTACGCCGACGAGGCCTCGGCCCGTGCGACCTCCGCTCCGATCCGCATCCGCTTCGCCAGCGCCCAGGGCATCCTGCCTGGCCGCACGGAACTCCGCTACCTTGGCGTGCGCGTCGGTTTGGTCGATGAAGTACGCACGGACCGCGGCCGTGTCGAGGTGATCGCCCGCATCCAGCCGGGATATGAGGAGCTGCGCCGCGAGGGATCGATCTTCTCCCTGGTGGAGCCGCAGATCTCCCTGCAAGGCATCTCCGGTCTCGAGACCATCATCAGCGGAGTGTATATTGACTGCATCCCCGGCTCCGGCGGTTATGGGAATGTCTTCTCCGGCCGCATGATCACGGATCCCTCCCTGGCCGAGGCCAGCGGCTTCACGATCAAGATATCCACTCCGGCCACGACTGTCGGCCTCGGTGCACAGGTCCTCTACCGCGATGTGAAGGTGGGCGATGTCACGACCAAGACCCTGTCACCCGACAACGATCGCGTCCTCCTGACCGTCGTGATCGATCCGAAGTACCGCGACCTCGTACGCCAGAACTCCGTCTTCTGGAACGCCAGCGAACCTGAAGCCAAGATCGGCTTCCTCCGCCTGAAGGTCGACGCGCCAACGCTGGCCGGCATCGCAGGCCGTATCGCCTTCGGCAATCCCGACAAGCCCGGCCCTCCGGCCAAGCCCGGCCAGGTCTTTGAACTCGGCAAGCCGCTCCGGCAGAAGTAG
- a CDS encoding ATP-binding protein: MPGTRFTSFRAQGLRAIATSAGLFGVLGGFLTLLGWALDVPWMTDWLRSGISMFPNAAICGMLTGTALIVLAWSGHSRMLRSLSRLAALLCALLSGLVLYQHLADVNLGIDTALISRSWGQKASAAPMRMGIPASVSYLILGIAVFLASWNGLARRIASLLALGTVAVVSLSLMGYWFGADQLFGIAHYTAIAFQTGLIIFVLSVAIIAVIPEYGLAEMLLREDAGGVAARRLLLPIVIIPPVIGWLQIIGRQYEIYDVAFGTAVRTLCETALFFLLLWWTVNTISSQASVARQARSALRVLDERFTRFMESVPGLAWIKDADGRYVFANESALKAFRLSRTELYGRTDADVFSPETAATFMTNDRRAMLSGEGIQVIEKLEHGDGEHHSLVAKFPIEEPGSPRPFVGGIAIDITDRIRAEEALKLADRRKDEFLATLAHELRNPLAPIRYAVQLIAQPGVDRSTLQYVHGVIDRQVGHMVRLLEDLLDMSRISYGKLELRKERVELSVIVNSALEASRPVIQAAGHELIVEMPPERVVLEADPVRLAQVFSNLLNNASKFTTARGRIVFSVRCEDGAVSVSVSDNGIGLTQESLHTIFDMFSQVHRGGVQSGLGIGLALVKGLLDLHGSTIEAASEGPGQGSRFTVRIPLPKTPLEIASPDALPVVHVSQTLKILVIDDVRDIADSISSLLRSMGYDAHTAYGGDEGLAEADAFRPDVILLDIGMPGRDGHQVCREIRKQTWGGSIYIIAITGWGQESDRRLSREAGFDEHLVKPVDVSKLVDLIEQARGSRATG; encoded by the coding sequence ATGCCGGGCACGCGATTCACGTCATTCCGCGCACAAGGGCTTCGGGCTATCGCCACTTCGGCGGGGCTATTCGGAGTCCTCGGCGGCTTTTTGACCTTGCTTGGCTGGGCGCTCGATGTCCCATGGATGACGGACTGGCTGCGCAGCGGCATTAGCATGTTTCCGAATGCCGCGATCTGCGGGATGCTTACGGGCACGGCTTTGATCGTCCTGGCTTGGAGTGGGCACAGCCGGATGCTCAGGAGCCTTTCGAGGCTGGCTGCACTGCTTTGTGCGCTCCTCAGCGGGCTGGTGCTTTACCAACACCTTGCCGACGTCAATCTGGGTATCGATACGGCTCTTATCTCCCGCTCGTGGGGGCAAAAAGCCAGCGCCGCCCCGATGCGGATGGGTATTCCGGCCAGCGTTTCGTATCTGATCCTGGGAATAGCTGTGTTCCTGGCATCATGGAATGGGCTCGCCCGACGCATTGCCTCCCTTCTCGCACTGGGTACAGTGGCTGTCGTCTCGCTCTCGCTCATGGGCTACTGGTTTGGCGCGGATCAGCTCTTCGGTATCGCGCACTATACCGCCATCGCCTTTCAGACAGGACTCATCATTTTTGTCCTGAGTGTGGCCATCATCGCCGTGATCCCCGAGTACGGTCTCGCCGAGATGCTCCTGCGAGAGGATGCGGGAGGAGTTGCTGCCCGCCGGCTGCTGCTCCCCATCGTCATCATCCCACCCGTGATCGGATGGCTGCAAATCATCGGCCGGCAGTATGAGATCTACGATGTGGCCTTTGGCACTGCGGTGCGCACGCTGTGTGAGACGGCCCTGTTCTTCCTGCTGCTCTGGTGGACAGTCAATACCATCAGCAGTCAGGCCTCTGTCGCCCGGCAGGCCCGATCCGCCCTGCGAGTGCTGGACGAGCGATTCACCCGCTTCATGGAGTCCGTGCCCGGCCTCGCCTGGATCAAGGATGCCGATGGCCGCTACGTCTTTGCCAACGAATCCGCCCTCAAGGCCTTCCGGTTATCCCGGACCGAACTCTATGGTCGCACGGATGCCGATGTATTTTCTCCCGAGACAGCGGCGACCTTCATGACCAATGACCGCCGGGCGATGTTATCGGGCGAGGGCATTCAGGTGATCGAGAAACTGGAGCACGGCGACGGTGAACATCATTCGCTCGTGGCGAAGTTTCCCATCGAGGAACCCGGCTCGCCCCGCCCATTCGTCGGTGGCATCGCCATCGACATTACCGATCGCATCCGGGCCGAGGAGGCGCTGAAGCTGGCCGACCGCCGCAAGGATGAATTCCTCGCCACCCTCGCGCATGAGCTGCGCAACCCCCTCGCGCCGATTCGCTACGCCGTGCAGCTCATCGCGCAACCCGGGGTGGATCGCTCCACGCTGCAATACGTCCATGGCGTCATCGACCGTCAGGTCGGCCACATGGTGCGCCTGCTCGAGGATCTGCTCGACATGTCCCGCATCTCCTACGGGAAGCTGGAACTGCGCAAGGAGCGCGTCGAATTGTCCGTCATAGTAAACTCCGCCCTCGAGGCCAGCCGTCCTGTCATCCAGGCCGCCGGACATGAACTGATCGTTGAAATGCCGCCAGAGCGCGTCGTGCTCGAAGCGGACCCGGTGCGGCTCGCCCAGGTGTTTTCCAACCTGCTCAACAACGCTTCGAAGTTTACCACGGCCCGGGGACGTATCGTCTTTTCCGTACGTTGTGAAGACGGCGCGGTTTCAGTCTCCGTATCCGACAATGGCATCGGCCTTACTCAGGAGTCGCTGCACACGATTTTTGACATGTTCTCCCAGGTGCACCGCGGCGGTGTGCAGTCGGGCCTCGGCATCGGCCTCGCGCTCGTCAAGGGTCTGCTCGATCTCCACGGATCCACCATCGAGGCCGCGAGCGAAGGTCCGGGGCAGGGCAGCCGGTTTACAGTACGTATTCCCTTGCCCAAGACCCCGCTTGAGATTGCTTCGCCCGATGCGCTGCCCGTGGTGCATGTTTCCCAGACCTTGAAGATCCTCGTTATCGACGACGTGCGAGACATCGCAGACAGCATCTCCAGCCTGTTGCGCAGCATGGGATACGATGCGCATACAGCCTACGGCGGCGATGAAGGACTCGCCGAGGCGGATGCGTTTCGTCCGGACGTCATCCTCCTCGACATCGGTATGCCGGGGCGGGATGGTCACCAGGTCTGCCGGGAGATACGCAAGCAGACCTGGGGGGGATCGATTTACATCATAGCGATCACCGGCTGGGGCCAGGAGTCCGACCGCCGCCTTTCCCGCGAAGCCGGGTTCGACGAACATCTCGTCAAACCCGTCGATGTCTCAAAACTCGTCGACCTTATCGAGCAAGCCCGCGGCTCGCGGGCCACAGGCTGA
- a CDS encoding Re/Si-specific NAD(P)(+) transhydrogenase subunit alpha: MKISSPKESHPGETRAPLTPDSVAKLVKLGAEVSVEAGIGLPAGFPDEMYAKAGATISTDRASLLSSADIVLRLRKPPMEEIDLLKPGSLHLSLLDPFNEKELLAKFAARGVSAISMEFVPRTTRAQKMDVLSSQANLAGYEAVILAARYSNKIFPMMTTAAGTILPARVFIIGVGVAGLQAIATAKRLGAKVTAYDTRPVVEEQVKSLGAQFLKVDLGETGQTKDGYAKALTDEQIQKQRDTMTKTCSESDIVITAAQVFGRRAPILLTSAMVAAMKPGSVVVDLAVETGGNVEGIEYDQVTTRDGVLLVGTANLPGRVPFHASQVYAANLVGLLEEYWDKKEKTFTLNLEDEIIRGCLVTHGGRIVNEKLSS, translated from the coding sequence ATGAAGATTTCATCCCCCAAAGAATCTCACCCTGGGGAGACACGGGCTCCGCTCACGCCTGACAGCGTAGCCAAGCTCGTCAAACTCGGCGCCGAGGTATCGGTCGAGGCTGGCATAGGGCTGCCCGCAGGTTTCCCCGATGAGATGTATGCCAAGGCTGGCGCGACGATATCGACGGATCGCGCCTCGCTCCTGAGCTCCGCCGATATCGTCCTGCGATTGCGCAAGCCGCCCATGGAGGAGATCGATCTTCTCAAGCCCGGCAGCCTGCACCTCAGCCTCCTCGACCCATTCAACGAGAAGGAGTTGCTGGCGAAGTTTGCCGCTCGCGGGGTCAGCGCGATCAGCATGGAGTTCGTTCCCCGCACCACCCGGGCGCAGAAAATGGATGTGCTTTCCTCGCAGGCGAATCTCGCCGGTTACGAGGCCGTCATCCTCGCTGCCCGCTACTCCAACAAGATTTTCCCCATGATGACCACTGCCGCCGGGACCATTCTCCCGGCGCGGGTCTTCATCATTGGCGTGGGCGTCGCCGGTCTCCAGGCCATCGCCACCGCCAAGCGCCTCGGCGCGAAGGTCACCGCCTACGACACCCGCCCCGTGGTGGAGGAGCAGGTGAAGTCGCTCGGCGCGCAGTTCCTCAAGGTCGATCTCGGCGAGACCGGCCAGACGAAGGACGGCTACGCCAAGGCGCTCACCGACGAGCAGATCCAGAAGCAGCGCGATACCATGACGAAGACCTGCTCCGAGTCGGATATCGTCATCACCGCCGCGCAGGTCTTTGGCCGTCGCGCTCCCATCCTCCTCACCAGTGCGATGGTTGCCGCCATGAAACCCGGCAGCGTCGTCGTCGACCTCGCGGTCGAGACCGGCGGCAATGTCGAGGGCATCGAATACGACCAGGTGACCACTCGTGATGGCGTGCTCCTCGTCGGGACGGCGAACCTCCCCGGTCGCGTTCCTTTTCACGCCAGTCAGGTCTACGCTGCCAACCTCGTCGGCTTGCTCGAGGAGTATTGGGACAAGAAGGAGAAGACCTTCACCCTCAACCTGGAGGACGAGATCATCCGCGGATGCCTCGTCACCCACGGCGGTCGCATCGTGAACGAAAAACTCAGCTCATAG